A region of Vitis riparia cultivar Riparia Gloire de Montpellier isolate 1030 chromosome 1, EGFV_Vit.rip_1.0, whole genome shotgun sequence DNA encodes the following proteins:
- the LOC117922879 gene encoding uncharacterized protein LOC117922879: MNFAVLSSLFIFFSLICFQRLSAKTLSKNEGKHAWFPPRGWNSYDSFSWIISEEEFLKSAEIVSQRLRPFGYEYVVIDYLWYRRKVEGAYTDSLGFDVIDKWGRMAPDPGRWPSSNGGKGFTEVAQKVHSMGLKFGFHVMRGISTQAVNANTPILDSIKGGVYEENGRQWTAKDIALTERACAWMPHGFMSVNTNLGAGRAFLRSLYKQYAEWGVDFVKHDCVFGDDFDLNEITVVSEVLKELDRPIVYSLSPGTRVTPAMAKEVNGLVNMYRITGDDWDTWGDVAAHFNISRDLSTANMIGAKGLLGKSWPDMDMLPLGTLTDPGSNEGPHRKCRLTKDEQRTQMTLWSMAKSPLMFGGDVRDLDDPTYELLTNPILLEIDSFSSNNREFPYVTGMNGPRTRKQILSQGIRTCLTKVDKSDTRVLGLTSCKDSKPNGWSIKTLDQDLAQICWNDNSGSRYLAPYCLYKRKLPLAIDAEIIYKQKYQGKHHLLATDGMELCWDASPKGKPTSKEFNRGSFSPCKWDANQMWELNNNGTLLNSHSGLCATVNAVQDDAVSGGIRSWIATGRRGEIYLAFFNLNPEKTTISASISDLAKALPGRNLKVGSCKGSEVWSGKDLGIIGGSVSMTVEMHGCALFVLKCISSS, from the exons ATGAACTTCGCGGTTTTGAGCTCCCTCTTTATCTTCTTCTCCCTTATCTGCTTTCAAAG GCTATCAGCTAAAACTCTATCTAAGAATGAGGGAAAGCATGCTTGGTTCCCACCAAGAGGTTGGAACTCCTATGATTCCTTCAGCTGGATCATCTCTGAAGAAGAGTTCCTGAAAAGTGCAGAAATTGTTTCACAGCGGCTACGCCCTTTTGGATATGAG TATGTTGTGATTGATTACCTTTGGTATAGAAGAAAGGTGGAGGGTGCTTACACTGATTCTTTAGGATTTGATGTGATTGACAAATGGGGGAGGATGGCTCCTGATCCTGGCAGATGGCCTTCATCCAATGGTGGGAAAGGGTTCACTGAAGTGGCCCAGAAAGTACATAGCATGGGTTTGAAATTTGGGTTTCATGTAATGAGAGGAATAAGCACACAGGCAGTCAATGCAAACACCCCTATTTTAGATAGCATTAAG GGAGGAGTTTATGAAGAGAATGGTAGACAGTGGACGGCAAAAGATATAGCCCTTACAGAAAGGGCTTGTGCGTGGATGCCTCATGGTTTCATGAGTGTAAATACCAATTTGGGAGCTGGAAGGGCCTTCTTGAGATCACTATATAAACAGTATGCTGAGTGGGGTGTTGACTTTG tgaAACATGATTGTGTATTTGGTGATGACTTTGATCTAAATGAGATAACTGTTGTTTCAGAG GTTCTGAAAGAACTTGATCGTCCAATTGTGTATTCTCTTTCTCCTGGAACCAGGGTGACACCTGCAATGGCCAAAGAAGTAAATGGACTAGTCAACATGTATAGGATTACAGGAGATGACTGGGATACCTGGGGAGATGTTGCTGCCCATTTTAACATTTCAAG GGATTTATCTACTGCTAATATGATTGGAGCTAAGGGCTTGCTGGGAAAGTCATGGCCTGACATGGATATGCTACCATTGGGAACACTAACAGATCCAG gtTCAAATGAAGGTCCACACAGAAAATGTAGACTAACTAAAGATGAACAAAGAACTCAG ATGACTTTATGGTCTATGGCAAAGTCTCCACTAATGTTTGGTGGAGATGTGAGGGATCTCGACGATCCTACATACGAACTTCTCACAAATCCCATCCTGCTGGAAATAGACTCTTTTAGCTCAAACAACAGGGAG TTTCCTTATGTCACTGGTATGAATGGTCCCAGAACTAGAAAGCAGATTCTTTCCCAGGGAATAAGAACATGCCTGACAAAGGTGGACAAATCAGACACTCGAGTTTTGGGTCTCACTAGCTGCAAGGATTCCAAGCCAAATGGTTGGTCTATCAAAACTCTTGACCAAGACCTTGCACAAATCTGCTGGAACGATAACTCAGGAAGCAGATATCTGGCACCTTATTGCTTATACAAGAGAAAACTTCCTTTGGCAAT AGATGCAGAGATAATCTACAAGCAGAAATATCAAGGAAAACACCATTTATTAGCAACTGATGGCATGGAGTTGTGCTGGGACGCTTCTCCAAAAGGGAAACCTACTTCAAAGGAGTTCAATAGAGGTTCATTTTCACCCTGCAAATGGGATGCCAACCAG ATGTGGGAGTTGAACAACAATGGCACCCTTTTAAACAGTCATTCTGGTCTATGTGCAACTGTGAATGCGGTGCAAG ATGATGCTGTTTCTGGTGGAATTCGTTCTTGGATTGCAACTGGAAGAAGAG GAGAAATATATCTTGCCTTTTTCAATCTAAACCCAGAAAAGACCACAATATCTGCAAGCATATCAGATCTGGCTAAGGCGCTCCCGGGCAGAAATTTGAAGGTGGGTTCATGTAAGGGCAGTGAAGTATGGAGTGGAAAGGACTTGGGAATAATAGGAGGGTCAGTATCAATGACGGTAGAAATGCATGGCTGTGCACTATTTGTTTTGAAGTGCATCAGTTCCagctaa